From a single Canis lupus baileyi chromosome 14, mCanLup2.hap1, whole genome shotgun sequence genomic region:
- the MUC7 gene encoding mucin-7: MKTLTLLACICALTACFSLCEGWKKQGKIHHKRNNVQQYTLDRRLPTHLKFHPNWNILIQKHLIFGPHRYPKRPNPNRRKPKPTRPQPPKCPTKTNTVVSSTSEANTQIPSLSPITTSNKIVKSPGVTSTNNVSTISQKEDTNTGPSAATPSTQPSPALPDTTAAPPTSSLTTPAPQPSSPLLDHTTAPNTTPNPSPTTPASPTSKTTTAPTTQTTTPATTLTTTVEQTTSPSSQNANSQFWQYIYELIKYISGITPKK, translated from the exons ATGAAGACTCTGACACTGCTGGCATGCATTTGTGCACTGACTGCTTGCTTCTCA cTCTGTGAAGGTTGGAAAAAGCAAgggaaaatacatcacaaaagGAATAATGTCCAACAATATACATTAGACCGCCGATTACCAACTCATCTCAAATTTCACCCTAACTGGAATATATTAATTCAAAAGCATTTAATTTTTGGTCCACACAGATACCCAAAGCGTCCAAATCCaaacagaagaaaaccaaagccgaCCCGTCCCCAGCCACCTAAATGTCCAACTAAAACTAACACCGTTGTTAGTAGCACCTCAGAGGCCAACACTCAAATCCCATCTTTGAGTCCCATAACTACTTCCAACAAAATTGTTAAATCTCCAGGTGTGACTTCTACTAATAATGTTTCCACCATATCTCAAAAAGAAGATACCAATACAGGCCCTTCTGCAGCTACCCCATCAACACAACCTTCCCCCGCCCTGCCAGACACCACAGCTGCCCCACCTACATCTTCCCTAACTACACCAGCACCACAACCTTCCTCACCTCTACTGGACCACACAACTGCCCCAAATACCACACCTAATCCTTCCCCAACCACTCCTGCTTCTCCAACTTCCAAAACTACAACTGCACCCACCACCCAAACTACTACTCCGGCCACTACTCTAACTACTACTGTTGAACAAACAACCTCACCTTCCAgccaaaatgcaaattctcaatTCTGGCAATATATTTATGAGTTAATAAAGTACATTTCTGGTATTACACCAAAGAAATAG